The following are encoded in a window of Lacinutrix sp. WUR7 genomic DNA:
- a CDS encoding glycosyltransferase family 4 protein produces MNKKKVLIISYYWPPAGGPGVQRWLKFVKYLPEFDIEPIVYIPENPNYPLIDTSLINEVSKELTIIKQPISEPYKFAGFLSKKNAKSISKGLIPEQKKQTIIEKLMLFVRGNFFIPDARKNWVKPSVNYLSTYISDYKIDTIITTGPPHSLHLIGMQLKERLGVKWLADFRDPWTTIGYQKELKLTKIAKQKHIALEEKVLQTADQIIVTSNVTKKEFQEKTEQPIAVITNGYDVEKTNSITLDKKFTLAHIGSLLAKRNPEVLWQVLQELRAENTAFKKHFQLKLVGAVSENVLKSIEIYGLIDCLNNVGYVSHNEATTFQKESQVLLLIEIDSEETKCIIPGKLFEYMVSKRPIIALGPKGSDVEKIIAETNTGNYFSYSDYDNLKSVILTHFKAFQENTLQSHAIGLQKYSRRALTSTLGELIHKK; encoded by the coding sequence ATGAATAAAAAAAAGGTACTTATTATTAGCTATTATTGGCCACCAGCAGGAGGTCCAGGAGTACAACGATGGCTAAAATTTGTAAAGTATTTACCTGAGTTTGATATAGAACCTATTGTTTATATTCCCGAAAATCCTAATTATCCTTTAATAGATACAAGTTTAATAAACGAGGTTTCCAAAGAGCTAACCATTATTAAACAGCCTATTAGCGAGCCTTATAAGTTTGCGGGCTTTCTATCTAAAAAGAACGCCAAGTCAATTAGTAAAGGTTTAATTCCGGAGCAGAAAAAGCAAACGATTATTGAAAAATTGATGCTTTTTGTTCGTGGTAATTTCTTTATTCCAGATGCACGTAAAAACTGGGTAAAACCTTCTGTAAACTATCTTTCTACATATATAAGTGATTATAAAATAGATACTATTATTACAACGGGTCCGCCACATAGTTTACACCTTATTGGTATGCAACTAAAGGAAAGACTAGGAGTGAAGTGGTTGGCAGATTTTAGAGATCCTTGGACTACCATTGGCTATCAAAAAGAACTAAAGTTAACTAAAATAGCCAAGCAAAAACACATTGCTTTAGAAGAAAAGGTTTTGCAAACCGCAGACCAAATTATAGTTACTAGTAATGTGACAAAAAAGGAGTTTCAGGAAAAAACAGAACAACCAATTGCAGTAATTACAAATGGGTATGATGTAGAGAAAACGAACAGTATTACTTTAGATAAAAAGTTTACTTTAGCACATATTGGTTCTCTATTAGCAAAAAGAAATCCAGAAGTTTTATGGCAAGTACTGCAGGAATTAAGAGCGGAAAATACAGCTTTCAAGAAACATTTTCAGTTAAAACTGGTAGGTGCCGTTAGTGAAAACGTGCTGAAAAGTATCGAAATCTACGGATTAATTGATTGTTTAAATAATGTAGGATATGTTTCTCACAATGAGGCTACTACGTTTCAAAAAGAATCGCAAGTATTATTATTGATTGAAATCGATTCCGAAGAAACAAAATGCATTATTCCTGGAAAGCTATTTGAATATATGGTTTCTAAAAGACCAATAATTGCATTGGGCCCAAAGGGATCGGATGTCGAAAAAATAATTGCAGAAACCAACACCGGAAACTATTTTAGTTATTCGGATTATGATAACTTAAAAAGCGTAATTTTGACGCACTTTAAAGCATTTCAAGAAAACACATTACAATCGCATGCTATAGGATTGCAAAAATATAGTAGGAGAGCGTTAACAAGTACATTGGGGGAATTAATTCATAAGAAATAA
- a CDS encoding YfhO family protein: MQFSIKKVLPHFLVFVGFILLSLAYFSPVLKGKQIYQSDIKQYIGMSKQQTDFKASTGEDTYWTNSAFGGMPTYQLGAKYPHNYIKKLDLALRFLPRPADYLFLYFIGFYILLLVLKVDYKLAALGAMAFGFSTYLIIILGVGHNSKAHAIAYMPLVLSGIILTFRRNYIFGFLLTTVAMALQLVANHPQMTYYLMLLVLVLGIAYLVDAYNKKLLPHYFKSVGLLVIAVVLALGLNATSIMATKEYANESTRSKSELTINPDGSPKEASSGLTKEYITEYSYGFLESFNLYISRIVGGGNNEDVGEDSASYDFFIGQGVPALQAKEYVKQTPTYWGSQPIVEAPAYVGAVVIFLFVFGLFLVKGRLKWWLVGGTILSLLLSYGKNLGFLTDFFIDYVPLYNKFRAVSSIQVILELCIPVLAIFGLSRLFNHFEKDEEKLTALKYTVGITAGIAVLLLLSKSAFNFVGPNDGYFKQNYGQQFIDALRDDRKSLYTQDTLRTLVLVLLSAGTIFMFLKKKLSETLVIVAFAALILFDLVSVDRRYVNNDNFVSALQVKKPYQANKADLEILKDTTHFRVFDITDGTARASYFHNSLGGYHAAKLKRYNELFDFHIARNNMNVLNMLNTKYIIAEEEGEIFPFTNTDANGNAWFVEALEEVQTANQEIIALDSLNTSKKAVYLKSQNITANKEFRVDSLASITLKEYKPNYIKYESNNSNPGFVVFSEVYYGKGWNAYINGKLEDHYQVDYVLRGMEVPKGKNTIEFKFEPQVVQTGSSIALVSSILFGLILIGGLYFGIKKK, translated from the coding sequence ATGCAATTTTCTATAAAAAAAGTACTTCCTCATTTTCTTGTTTTTGTTGGTTTTATATTACTCTCACTGGCATATTTCAGTCCTGTTTTAAAAGGAAAACAAATATATCAAAGCGATATTAAGCAATACATTGGTATGTCTAAACAGCAAACCGATTTTAAAGCAAGTACTGGAGAAGATACTTATTGGACCAATAGTGCTTTTGGAGGTATGCCAACCTATCAGTTAGGGGCAAAATATCCACATAATTACATAAAAAAGTTAGACTTAGCTTTACGTTTCTTACCTAGACCAGCAGATTATCTATTCTTATATTTCATCGGGTTTTATATCCTCTTACTCGTTTTAAAAGTGGATTATAAACTCGCCGCACTTGGTGCTATGGCCTTTGGCTTTTCTACGTATCTTATTATCATTCTTGGGGTTGGACATAATAGTAAAGCACACGCCATTGCCTATATGCCTTTGGTTTTAAGCGGAATTATTCTCACATTTAGACGAAATTACATCTTCGGATTTTTACTCACAACCGTCGCTATGGCATTACAGTTAGTAGCAAATCACCCGCAAATGACCTACTATTTAATGCTATTAGTCCTTGTTTTAGGAATTGCATATTTAGTAGATGCGTATAACAAAAAACTTTTGCCACATTATTTTAAATCGGTTGGTTTATTAGTAATAGCGGTAGTTCTCGCTTTAGGATTAAATGCTACAAGTATCATGGCTACTAAAGAGTATGCAAATGAAAGTACTAGAAGTAAAAGCGAATTAACTATTAATCCGGATGGCTCTCCAAAAGAGGCTAGTTCTGGACTTACTAAAGAATATATTACAGAATATAGTTATGGTTTTTTAGAAAGCTTTAACCTATATATATCCAGAATTGTAGGAGGAGGAAATAACGAAGATGTTGGTGAAGATTCTGCATCTTACGACTTTTTTATCGGACAAGGAGTTCCTGCTTTACAAGCTAAAGAATATGTAAAACAAACACCAACCTATTGGGGTAGTCAACCCATAGTAGAAGCTCCAGCTTATGTTGGTGCAGTGGTCATCTTCTTATTTGTTTTTGGACTGTTTTTAGTAAAAGGAAGATTAAAATGGTGGCTCGTTGGTGGTACAATTCTTTCTTTATTACTTTCCTACGGAAAAAATCTAGGCTTCCTTACAGACTTCTTTATCGATTATGTTCCTTTATATAATAAGTTTAGAGCGGTAAGTTCTATTCAAGTTATTTTAGAATTATGTATTCCTGTTTTAGCCATTTTTGGTTTATCGCGTTTGTTTAATCATTTTGAAAAAGACGAAGAAAAACTAACAGCACTTAAGTATACCGTTGGTATTACTGCCGGAATTGCCGTTTTATTACTTTTATCTAAATCCGCTTTTAATTTTGTTGGTCCAAATGATGGGTATTTTAAACAAAATTACGGACAGCAATTTATAGATGCTTTGCGTGATGATAGAAAATCACTTTACACACAAGACACTTTAAGAACACTTGTTTTGGTATTACTTTCAGCAGGAACTATATTTATGTTCTTGAAGAAAAAGCTTTCCGAAACACTTGTAATTGTAGCTTTTGCAGCTTTAATTCTTTTCGATTTAGTTTCTGTAGATAGACGTTACGTGAACAATGACAATTTTGTTTCCGCTTTACAAGTCAAAAAACCATATCAAGCAAATAAAGCAGATCTAGAGATACTTAAAGATACCACACATTTTAGAGTTTTCGATATTACAGATGGTACTGCAAGAGCTTCCTATTTTCATAATTCCTTAGGTGGTTATCATGCTGCAAAGCTGAAACGCTATAATGAACTTTTCGATTTTCATATTGCTAGAAACAATATGAACGTACTAAATATGCTAAACACCAAGTATATTATTGCAGAAGAGGAAGGTGAAATATTTCCGTTTACCAATACCGATGCTAATGGAAATGCTTGGTTTGTGGAAGCGCTAGAGGAAGTACAAACTGCTAATCAAGAAATTATTGCTTTAGATAGTTTGAATACGAGCAAAAAAGCGGTCTATCTTAAAAGCCAAAATATTACAGCGAATAAAGAGTTTCGAGTAGATTCCTTAGCAAGTATTACTTTAAAAGAATATAAACCAAACTACATAAAATACGAGTCTAATAATAGCAATCCTGGATTTGTTGTGTTTTCTGAAGTCTATTATGGTAAAGGTTGGAATGCCTATATAAATGGAAAACTAGAAGATCACTACCAAGTAGATTATGTATTGCGTGGTATGGAAGTTCCTAAAGGAAAAAATACCATAGAATTTAAGTTTGAACCTCAGGTAGTACAAACAGGAAGCAGCATAGCACTTGTAAGTTCTATCCTTTTCGGATTGATACTTATTGGCGGATTATATTTTGGTATAAAGAAAAAATGA
- a CDS encoding DUF4834 family protein, whose product MLQLASVTGVVKVILIILLIYYGVKILSRLFAPILLKFITKKAEQRFGEQFGGFRNPPPPKNEGEITIDKMPDNKSSNKNVGEYVDYEEVE is encoded by the coding sequence ATGTTGCAATTAGCATCTGTTACTGGAGTTGTAAAAGTTATCTTAATCATACTATTAATTTATTATGGTGTGAAGATTTTATCTAGATTATTTGCTCCTATTTTATTAAAGTTTATCACTAAAAAAGCCGAACAGCGTTTTGGAGAACAGTTTGGTGGTTTTAGAAATCCGCCTCCTCCAAAGAACGAAGGAGAGATTACTATAGATAAAATGCCGGATAATAAATCTTCGAATAAAAATGTTGGTGAATATGTAGATTACGAAGAAGTGGAATAA
- a CDS encoding transporter, translated as MKFLKFFLTIFAFSVSLTSYSQYTDVINSNRPGVSKSAFSVGTNVIQFEAGPYMLNEDHSRLSREDKSYGIDFTARYGLLWEQLELNIEGTYQSTKRSFTNTVANEDKFSNFKTLTLGAKYLVYDPYKKAGEEKPNIYSWNANHKFKWNSLIPAVSVYVGANFDAKDNPFTAYGVEGFSPKVMVATQNNFAGGWVYVMNFVKDRIGTDQSDFSYILTLTKSINSEWVVFGEAQGISSDFYADNLIRFGGAYLWSRNFQLDTALTLNTKDTPSVFGVTVGASYRLDFHQDKEIDNGGELGDGSKAKKKKKSKGDKKSRKSKKNNRQKQEQNFDED; from the coding sequence ATGAAGTTCTTAAAATTCTTTTTAACAATTTTTGCTTTTTCTGTTTCACTAACTAGTTATTCGCAATACACCGATGTAATCAACTCTAACAGACCTGGAGTTTCTAAAAGTGCATTTTCAGTGGGTACCAATGTTATTCAATTTGAAGCTGGACCATATATGCTAAACGAAGATCATTCTCGTTTAAGTCGTGAAGATAAAAGTTACGGCATCGATTTCACAGCGCGATATGGTTTACTTTGGGAACAATTAGAACTTAATATAGAAGGTACTTACCAATCTACAAAAAGAAGCTTTACCAATACGGTAGCTAATGAGGACAAATTCAGTAATTTTAAAACATTAACACTAGGAGCAAAATATTTGGTGTACGATCCTTATAAAAAAGCAGGAGAAGAAAAACCGAATATCTATAGCTGGAATGCCAACCATAAATTTAAATGGAATTCATTAATTCCTGCTGTTTCTGTTTATGTTGGAGCTAACTTTGATGCTAAAGACAATCCGTTTACCGCTTATGGTGTAGAAGGTTTTAGTCCGAAAGTAATGGTTGCCACACAAAACAACTTTGCTGGAGGTTGGGTGTATGTGATGAACTTTGTAAAAGATAGAATTGGTACAGATCAATCCGATTTTTCATATATACTAACACTTACTAAATCTATAAATTCAGAATGGGTGGTATTTGGAGAAGCACAAGGAATAAGTAGTGATTTCTATGCCGATAATTTAATTCGCTTTGGAGGTGCTTATCTTTGGAGCAGAAACTTTCAGTTAGATACTGCATTAACTCTAAATACAAAAGACACTCCCTCTGTTTTTGGTGTAACTGTTGGTGCTTCTTACCGATTAGATTTTCATCAAGATAAAGAAATAGATAATGGTGGTGAACTTGGAGATGGATCGAAGGCTAAAAAGAAGAAAAAAAGTAAAGGAGATAAAAAATCCAGAAAATCAAAAAAGAACAACAGACAAAAGCAAGAACAGAATTTTGATGAAGACTAA
- a CDS encoding GTP cyclohydrolase, whose amino-acid sequence MITIKQVHTKKEFKAFVKFPFSLYKDSKYWVPPIISQEIKTFDKNENPVFNDADAYFFLAYKGEEIVGRVAAIINWLEVKNQGEKKMRFGWFDYIDDLDVSKALLDKVTEIGKQNNLEYTEGPVGFSNLDKVGVLTEGFDVLGTMITWYNHPYYVTHLEKLNYRPEKEWIESRFPFSNINPESFTKANTLIKKRYQVSVRNFTHTKDVMPYADEMFDLFNTSYASLASFVEITDIQKAYFKKKFISFINPEYIKFVFDKDDKMIAFAILMPSFAKVLQEIGGKLFPFGFLKLLKAKKESKDIIFYLIGIAPEYQNKGITAIIFNECYETLKDKNIENCIRTPELADNIAIQQIWKHFDPEIIKRRKTFRKEIE is encoded by the coding sequence ATGATTACCATAAAACAAGTACACACGAAGAAAGAATTTAAAGCATTTGTTAAATTTCCTTTCTCACTATATAAAGATTCTAAATATTGGGTTCCCCCAATAATCTCGCAAGAAATAAAAACTTTCGACAAGAACGAAAACCCTGTATTTAATGATGCGGATGCCTACTTTTTTCTAGCTTATAAAGGCGAAGAAATTGTTGGTCGTGTTGCGGCAATTATAAACTGGTTGGAAGTTAAAAACCAAGGCGAAAAGAAAATGCGCTTTGGCTGGTTTGACTACATTGATGATTTGGACGTATCTAAAGCCCTTTTAGATAAAGTTACAGAAATTGGTAAGCAAAACAATTTGGAATATACGGAAGGTCCTGTAGGATTTTCTAATCTAGATAAGGTTGGTGTTTTAACCGAAGGATTTGACGTATTAGGTACTATGATTACTTGGTACAATCATCCGTACTACGTAACGCATTTAGAAAAACTAAACTATCGTCCGGAAAAAGAATGGATAGAAAGCAGATTTCCGTTTAGTAATATTAATCCGGAATCCTTCACTAAAGCGAATACCTTAATTAAAAAGCGTTATCAAGTAAGTGTTCGTAATTTCACACACACTAAAGATGTCATGCCTTATGCAGATGAGATGTTTGATTTGTTTAACACCTCTTATGCTTCCTTAGCTTCTTTTGTTGAGATTACCGACATACAAAAAGCGTATTTTAAGAAGAAATTTATCAGTTTTATCAATCCGGAATACATCAAATTTGTTTTTGATAAAGACGATAAAATGATTGCCTTTGCAATTTTGATGCCTTCGTTTGCAAAAGTATTGCAAGAAATAGGCGGAAAACTTTTTCCTTTTGGTTTTTTAAAATTGCTGAAAGCAAAAAAAGAAAGCAAGGATATTATTTTCTATTTAATAGGAATTGCTCCAGAATACCAAAACAAAGGTATTACAGCTATAATATTTAATGAGTGTTACGAAACACTAAAAGACAAAAATATTGAAAACTGTATTAGAACTCCAGAATTAGCAGATAATATCGCTATTCAACAAATTTGGAAACACTTTGATCCAGAAATTATAAAACGCAGAAAAACGTTTAGAAAGGAAATTGAATAA
- a CDS encoding HD family phosphohydrolase yields MKDVINNLYKNHALIYKVLLFISATVLIVYLFPKQGKFKYNFEQGKPWQSENLYAPFDFAIKKTSEEINQEKQLIEKQASLYFNIDDTVEDKVRTHYKDAFHEIFPDSLSDVKLNTLFKTGELLLDKLYDNGVLNENYSFSEDKKSVILNGQTTIKQTQFSNLVQQKDLTSIVNNVLVSNAQEVFQTQFLALFFDIVEPNLTYNKSLTDGALLEDLNRIAYTRGSIKKETLIISKGEVVEGEKYQTLESLKNEYKSQVWTASNYNWVIFAYTLLVSLALLMLLLFLRKYRLDVFNNNTKVTFIFFNVILMVLLTTLVISYNSKYLYVVPICILPLVLKAFFDARLGLFTHVITVVLLGLIVPNSYEYMFLQIIAGIVTILTVSELYKRANLFISVGQITLIYIIAYFAFFVIHEGSVDAIHWETFGLFVLCGLATLFVQPLIYAYEKLFGLVSDVSLLELSDTNSKLLKELSNKAPGTFHHSLNVANLAEAAANEIGANAMLIRVGALYHDIGKMKNPTFFTENQSTGINPHDELSSIESANVIIDHVIDGIEIARKNNLPDRVIDFIRTHHGTSLVYYFYKKEKAINEDLNIEDFMYPGPKPFSKETAILMMCDSVEAASKSLKEPTSTKIDKFVENIINKQMEGGQFLNANITFKEIQSIKKVLKHKLANIYHLRIEYPE; encoded by the coding sequence ATGAAAGACGTTATAAACAATTTATATAAAAATCATGCATTAATTTACAAGGTGCTACTTTTTATAAGTGCCACAGTATTGATCGTGTATTTGTTTCCGAAACAAGGAAAGTTTAAATACAATTTTGAACAAGGTAAACCATGGCAATCCGAAAACTTGTATGCTCCTTTTGATTTTGCGATTAAAAAGACTTCCGAAGAAATAAATCAAGAAAAACAACTTATAGAAAAGCAAGCCAGTCTGTATTTTAATATAGATGATACAGTAGAAGACAAAGTGAGAACACATTATAAAGATGCATTTCATGAAATTTTTCCAGATTCACTTTCCGATGTAAAACTTAATACGTTGTTTAAAACAGGAGAGCTTTTATTAGATAAGCTTTATGATAATGGCGTTTTAAATGAAAATTATTCGTTTTCCGAAGATAAAAAAAGTGTCATTCTTAATGGGCAAACAACTATTAAACAAACCCAATTTTCTAATCTAGTACAGCAAAAAGACTTAACTTCTATAGTAAATAATGTATTGGTTTCTAATGCGCAAGAGGTTTTTCAAACGCAATTTCTTGCCTTATTTTTTGATATTGTAGAACCAAATCTCACCTATAATAAATCGTTAACCGATGGCGCTTTATTGGAAGATTTAAATAGAATAGCCTACACTAGAGGAAGTATAAAAAAAGAGACCTTAATTATTTCTAAAGGAGAAGTGGTGGAAGGAGAGAAATACCAAACTTTAGAATCTTTAAAAAACGAATACAAGTCGCAAGTATGGACCGCGTCCAATTATAACTGGGTTATTTTTGCCTATACCTTATTAGTGTCATTAGCATTATTGATGCTACTGCTTTTTTTAAGAAAATATAGATTAGACGTTTTTAATAATAATACCAAAGTAACTTTTATATTCTTTAATGTTATTTTAATGGTATTGCTAACTACTTTGGTGATTAGTTATAATTCGAAGTATTTATATGTAGTGCCCATTTGTATTCTTCCTTTAGTTTTAAAAGCTTTTTTCGATGCAAGACTAGGTTTGTTTACACACGTAATAACGGTTGTGTTATTAGGTTTGATTGTTCCGAATAGTTACGAGTATATGTTCCTGCAAATTATAGCCGGAATTGTAACCATTCTTACGGTTTCTGAATTATATAAACGTGCGAATTTATTTATTTCGGTCGGACAAATAACACTTATTTATATCATTGCCTATTTTGCCTTTTTTGTAATCCATGAGGGAAGTGTAGATGCTATCCATTGGGAAACTTTTGGTTTATTCGTTTTATGTGGATTAGCAACGCTATTTGTGCAACCACTTATCTATGCTTATGAAAAATTATTCGGATTAGTTTCTGATGTATCGCTATTGGAATTATCAGATACCAATTCGAAGCTTTTAAAAGAATTATCTAACAAGGCACCAGGAACATTTCATCATTCTTTAAACGTAGCAAATTTAGCGGAAGCTGCAGCGAATGAAATAGGGGCAAATGCGATGTTGATTAGAGTAGGAGCATTGTATCATGATATTGGTAAAATGAAGAATCCAACGTTCTTTACAGAAAACCAATCTACAGGAATCAATCCGCATGATGAATTATCTTCTATTGAAAGTGCGAATGTGATTATAGATCATGTTATAGATGGTATTGAGATTGCAAGGAAAAATAATCTTCCAGATCGTGTAATAGACTTTATTAGGACGCATCACGGAACCAGTTTAGTATATTACTTTTATAAAAAAGAAAAAGCGATTAACGAAGATTTAAACATAGAAGACTTTATGTATCCTGGTCCTAAGCCATTTAGTAAAGAAACGGCAATATTAATGATGTGTGATAGTGTAGAGGCGGCTTCTAAAAGTTTAAAAGAACCTACTTCTACAAAGATTGATAAATTTGTAGAAAACATTATAAATAAGCAAATGGAAGGGGGGCAATTCCTAAATGCGAATATTACTTTTAAAGAAATTCAATCGATAAAAAAAGTGCTAAAACACAAGCTTGCAAACATTTATCATCTACGGATAGAATATCCCGAATAA
- a CDS encoding acetyl-CoA C-acyltransferase has product MSKEVVIVSAARTPIGSFLGALSTIPAPRLGAIAIKGALDKINLKPEMVDEVLMGNVVQAGTGQAPARQAAIYAGIPNTVPCTTINKVCASGMKTVMQAAQAIALGDAEIVVAGGMENMSLIPHYFHARTATKFGPAKMEDGMQRDGLVDAYDQNAMGVCADACATEYGFSREDQDAYAIQSYTRSAAAWEAGKFDNEVVPVEVPQRRGEPVIVNKDEEFTNVKMDKIPALRPAFTKDGTVTAANASTINDGAGAMVLMSREKANALGLKPLAIIKSYADAAQEPNRFTTTPSKALPKALDKAGLALSDVDYFEFNEAFSIVGLANMKILGLNDSNVNVNGGAVSLGHPLGCSGVRIIITLLNVLEQNNAKIGTATICNGGGGASAIVIERA; this is encoded by the coding sequence ATGAGTAAAGAAGTAGTTATAGTATCTGCAGCAAGAACACCAATTGGTAGTTTTTTAGGCGCATTATCTACAATTCCTGCACCTAGATTAGGAGCAATTGCAATTAAAGGAGCTTTAGATAAAATAAATTTGAAACCAGAAATGGTGGATGAAGTTTTAATGGGAAATGTTGTTCAAGCTGGAACAGGTCAAGCACCAGCAAGACAAGCGGCTATTTATGCTGGTATTCCTAATACTGTACCTTGTACTACGATTAATAAAGTTTGTGCTTCTGGTATGAAAACGGTTATGCAAGCTGCGCAAGCTATTGCTTTAGGAGATGCAGAAATTGTAGTTGCTGGAGGAATGGAAAACATGAGTTTAATACCCCATTATTTTCATGCAAGAACGGCTACAAAGTTTGGTCCTGCAAAAATGGAAGATGGTATGCAACGTGACGGACTAGTAGATGCTTACGACCAAAATGCAATGGGCGTTTGTGCAGATGCTTGTGCAACAGAATATGGTTTTTCTAGAGAAGATCAAGATGCTTACGCTATACAATCTTATACACGTTCTGCTGCTGCTTGGGAAGCTGGAAAATTTGATAACGAAGTTGTTCCTGTAGAAGTACCACAAAGACGTGGTGAACCAGTAATTGTAAATAAAGACGAAGAATTTACCAATGTAAAAATGGATAAAATTCCTGCTTTACGTCCTGCTTTTACTAAAGACGGAACCGTAACTGCTGCAAATGCTTCTACCATAAATGATGGTGCTGGCGCAATGGTTTTAATGAGTAGAGAAAAAGCAAATGCTCTAGGTTTAAAACCTTTAGCAATTATAAAAAGTTATGCAGATGCTGCACAAGAACCAAATAGATTTACAACGACTCCTTCTAAAGCATTACCTAAAGCTCTAGATAAAGCTGGTTTAGCTTTAAGTGATGTAGATTATTTTGAGTTTAACGAAGCATTTTCTATTGTTGGTTTAGCCAATATGAAAATTTTAGGTTTGAACGATAGCAATGTCAACGTAAATGGTGGCGCTGTTTCTTTAGGACACCCTTTAGGATGTTCTGGAGTTAGAATTATAATTACATTATTAAATGTATTAGAACAAAATAATGCTAAAATTGGTACTGCAACTATTTGTAATGGTGGTGGTGGTGCTTCTGCAATTGTTATAGAACGTGCATAA
- a CDS encoding C40 family peptidase, with product MQYGICNLSIVPLRFEPSDKTELVSQVLYGDYFKVLEQRKSWSKIRLAFDSYEGWVDNKQYVEITEEQYHVLDQKTPILSNDLIEFVEDKDQQLYPVTLGASLNGLQLLEHTFDGTTTTGINAKEHIIKTAFSFLNAPYLWGGKTPLGIDCSGFTQMVYKLNGYNLLRDASQQASQGEALSFIEESEPGDLAFFDNSEGVIIHVGIIMEDNYIIHAHGKVRIDRLDHSGIYNADKRMHTHKLRVIKKII from the coding sequence ATGCAGTACGGAATTTGTAACTTAAGCATTGTTCCTTTAAGATTTGAGCCATCAGACAAAACCGAACTCGTTTCGCAAGTTTTGTATGGCGATTATTTTAAGGTTTTGGAGCAGCGTAAATCTTGGAGCAAAATTCGGTTAGCATTTGATAGCTATGAAGGTTGGGTTGATAATAAACAATATGTTGAAATAACGGAAGAGCAATACCACGTTCTAGATCAAAAAACTCCAATTCTTTCTAATGATTTAATTGAATTTGTAGAAGATAAAGACCAACAGTTATACCCTGTTACATTGGGAGCTTCTTTAAACGGATTACAACTTTTAGAACATACATTTGATGGTACAACAACTACTGGTATTAACGCAAAAGAACATATAATTAAAACTGCTTTTTCGTTTTTAAATGCACCGTATCTTTGGGGAGGTAAAACACCTTTAGGAATAGATTGTTCTGGATTTACCCAAATGGTGTACAAACTTAATGGTTATAACTTATTACGCGATGCTTCACAACAAGCATCACAGGGAGAAGCTTTAAGTTTTATTGAAGAAAGCGAACCTGGTGATTTAGCATTTTTTGATAATAGCGAGGGCGTGATTATACATGTTGGTATTATCATGGAAGATAATTATATTATTCATGCACATGGTAAAGTAAGAATTGACCGATTAGATCATTCTGGAATATACAATGCAGATAAAAGAATGCATACCCATAAATTGAGAGTAATTAAAAAGATTATATAA